A stretch of the Aphis gossypii isolate Hap1 chromosome 2, ASM2018417v2, whole genome shotgun sequence genome encodes the following:
- the LOC114121863 gene encoding protein SAND, whose product MEETQETDTTTLISDINDIAIQDPVVSKSVTENEPVPSSSEQGSSYEILFDQLKEKNKHIFVLSTAGKPIYTRFGNENQMASLFGLMIALVSVTQDSNDTLQSICCGQTRIVFLNKDPLILVGVSQSSEPYDQIKKQLTYVYNNIISTLTLTQLKKIFHNRTNFDLRRLMSGSERLIDKLITFTENDPGFLLDSISCLQMPSSSRDKITQTILTQCSKIKNLVFGLLIAQKHVISIVRMKKYSLHVSDIHLILNLINSTESFKTAESWTPICLPTFDSSGYMHAHISYLAEDCQACLVLLTIDHNLFFTLSDAKRKITEKMRCNDCLHTINEAIIRQPINLARANITGLRHLLYKNKNRSQHWCPPFTSPYNTDELQQNLMSVYCSLISQINFPGRTLKVIFQQLTAETMLAWATEDVELYMTFEPLVSKECATNAVTKLTQWMKKEEDSLFIFNIPMF is encoded by the exons ATGGAGGAAACTCAAGAAACTGACACTACCACATTGATTTctgatataaatgatattgctATACAGGATCCAGTAGTTAGTAAATCTGTTACTGAAAATGAGCCTGTACCCAGTAGTTCAGAACAGGGAAGTTCTTATGAGATTTTATTTGATCaactcaaagaaaaaaataaacatatatttgttttaagtacAGCTGGTAAACCTATTTACAcaag GTTTGGAAATGAAAACCAAATGGCCTCCCTTTTTGGTTTAATGATAGCTTTAGTGTCAGTGACTCAAGATTCAAATGACACGTTACAATCGATTTGCTGCGGACAGACTCGaatagtgtttttaaataaagatccTCTTATACTGGTCGGTGTTTCCCAATCTTCTGAGCCTTATgaccaaattaaaaaacaattaac ATatgtgtataacaatataattagtacTTTGACGTTAAcccagttaaaaaaaatattccacaATAGAACTAATTTTGATTTGCGAAGATTAATGAGTGGATCTGAAAGATTAATAGATAAACTTATAACATTCACTGAGAATGATCCaggatttttattagattctaTTAGTTGTCTACAAATGCCATCTAGTAGCAGagataaaataacacaaaccATATTGACACAAtgcagtaaaataaaa aatttagtaTTTGGTTTATTGATTGCTCAAAAACATGTTATATCAATTGTACGTATGAAAAAATACTCGCTGCACGTATCTGATATTCACTTGATATTAAACCTAATAAATTCAACAGAATCGTTTAAAACAGCAGAAAGTTGGACACCTATTTGTTTACCTACATTCGATTCTAG tgGTTACATGCACGCTCATATATCATACCTGGCAGAAGATTGTCAAGCGTGCTTAGTTTTGTTAACAATTGATCATAATCTTTTTTTCACACTTTCCGATgccaaaagaaaaattacagaa aaAATGCGTTGCAATGATTGTCTCCATACAATTAACGAGGCAATTATTCGCCAACCCATCAACTTAGCACGAGCAAATATTACAGGATTGCGGCATCTTTTGTACAAGAATAAAAACCGCTCACAACACTGGTGCCCTCCATTTACGTCTCCATATAATACTgatgaattacaacaaaaccTCATGTCAGTATATTGTTCGTTAATCAGCCAAATTAATTTCCCTGGACGTACATTAAAAGtgatttttcaacaattaacAGCTGAAACTATGCTTGCTTGG GCAACTGAAGATGTTGAACTGTATATGACTTTTGAACCACTAGTTTCTAAAGAATGTGCAACAAATGCAGTTACTAAATTAACACAATGGATGAAAAAAGAAGAGGattcattgtttatatttaatattcctaTGTTTTAA
- the LOC114122152 gene encoding pre-mRNA-splicing factor 38A has product MANRTVKDAKTIHGTNPQYLIEKIIRSRIYDNKFWKEECFALSAELLVDKAMSMRFIGGVFGGNIKPTPFLCLTLKMLQIQPEKDIIVEFIKNEEFKYVRALGAFYMRLTGSSVDCYKYLEPLLADSRKLRRQNRDGQFELIHVDEFIDSLLRDERVCDVILPRIQSRHVLEENNELEPKVSILEEDIEEGVESSDEEEPTEKRREKEHRSKHSPAKEKRRDREREKRNRDRDRRDRDRSDRRDRDRHRRSRSHDRERSKRHRSRSPYRK; this is encoded by the coding sequence ATGGCCAATCGAACGGTGAAAGATGCAAAAACTATTCACGGTACAAATCCTCAGTATTTGATCGAAAAGATCATCCGGTCTCGTATTTACGACAACAAATTCTGGAAAGAAGAATGCTTCGCTCTGTCTGCAGAATTGCTGGTGGACAAAGCCATGTCAATGCGATTTATTGGAGGAGTATTTGGCGGTAATATTAAACCTACACCTTTCTTGTGTTTAACATTAAAGATGTTGCAAATTCAACCTGAAAAAGACATCATTGTAGagttcattaaaaatgaaGAATTCAAGTATGTGCGGGCGCTGGGTGCGTTTTATATGCGCTTAACAGGGTCGTCAGtagattgttataaatatttggaacCGTTGTTGGCTGACAGTCGTAAGCTGAGAAGACAAAATCGAGATGGCCAATTTGAGCTTATACATGTTGATGAATTTATTGACTCTCTGTTACGAGATGAACGTGTCTGTGATGTTATATTACCACGTATACAAAGCAGACATGTGTTGGAAGAAAACAATGAATTAGAACCTAAAGTGTCCATACTTGAAGAGGACATAGAAGAAGGTGTTGAATCATCAGATGAAGAAGAACCTACAGAAAAAAGAAGAGAAAAGGAACATAGGAGTAAACATTCTCCagcaaaagaaaaaagaagagACAGAGAGCGTGAAAAGAGGAATAGAGATAGAGATCGAAGAGATCGTGATAGAAGCGATAGAAGAGATAGAGACCGTCATAGAAGGAGTAGAAGCCATGATCGAGAACGATCAAAAAGACATAGATCTAGATCACCTTATAGAaagtaa
- the LOC114122144 gene encoding pyridine nucleotide-disulfide oxidoreductase domain-containing protein 1: MSQNQQIDSTYVVIGGGIAGVSCVEALKLYTTEPVLLISESPIVKVVTDIKFYTKIAAGFKVEDRNLQCIDNTEYIIDKVIAINSIEHIIYTVNHQEIKYKKLCLCTGATPKLLDDKDYVIGLRDTHSVEYFQSIIGSANRVMIVGNGGIATDLVYKLNGIEIIWVIRDEHISSHFLDAGAAEFFSNYLNTQQSSEKVIKRFRYCGERSSGAALGPDWHCGAMFGNHDGKNVIIEYKTEVKNISKSDLVRIELTNGKVYECDFVISATGVMPNNNFDIRDGRSIDIASDGGIKVDWKMETNLSDIFAAGDVCTTVDWNSEHWFQMRLWTQARQMGMYAAKCMHYVHIKEPLLQDFCFELFTHVTSFFGFKVILLGLYNAQGLDKKDCELLVRVTNGQEYVKLVLQNGRVVGAILIGDTDLEEMCENLILNQIDVTNLMDDLLDPNIDIEDYFD; the protein is encoded by the coding sequence ATGAGTCAGAACCAACAAATCGACTCAACTTATGTTGTGATTGGTGGAGGTATAGCTGGTGTAAGTTGTGTTGAAGCtttgaaattgtatacaacAGAGCCAGTGCTTTTAATTTCAGAATCGCCAATTGTTAAAGTTGTCACTGATATTAAGTTTTACACTAAAATTGCTGCAGGATTTAAAGTCGAAGATCGGAATCTTCAATGCATTGATAATACAGAATACATAATAGATAAAGTAATTGCAATCAATTCAATAGAGCACATCATTTATACTGTAAATCATCaagaaatcaaatataaaaaattgtgcctatgtactGGCGCTACTCCAAAATTGTTGGATGACAAAGATTATGTTATTGGATTGCGTGATACACATTCCGTGGAGTATTTTCAATCAATTATAGGTTCTGCTAATAGAGTAATGATTGTTGGTAATGGGGGTATTGCAACAGATTTGGTGTATAAGTTAAATggaattgaaattatatggGTTATTAGGGATGAACACATTAGTTCACATTTTTTGGATGCTGGAGCAGCAGAATTTTTTAGTAACTATCTTAACACTCAGCAATCAAgtgaaaaagtaataaaaagatTTAGATATTGCGGAGAACGTTCCTCTGGAGCTGCACTAGGTCCTGACTGGCACTGTGGAGCAATGTTTGGAAACCATGacggtaaaaatgtaattattgagtataagactgaagttaaaaatatttctaaaagtgATTTAGTTAGGATAGAATTAACAAATGGTAAAGTGTATGAATGTGATTTTGTCATATCTGCCACTGGAGTAATGCCGAATAACAATTTTGACATAAGAGATGGTAGAAGTATTGACATTGCTAGTGATGGTGGTATTAAAGTAGATTGGAAAATGGAAACAAATCTGTCAGACATTTTTGCAGCTGGTGATGTATGTACTACTGTAGATTGGAATTCTGAACATTGGTTTCAAATGAGACTATGGACACAAGCAAGACAAATGGGAATGTATGCTGCCAAATGCATGCATTATGTGCATATTAAAGAACCATTATTGCaagatttttgttttgagtTGTTTACACATGTAACATCATTTTTTGGattcaaagttattttattaggcTTATATAATGCACAAGGATTGGACAAGAAGGATTGTGAGCTATTGGTTCGAGTAACTAATGGTCAAGAATACgttaaattagtattacaaAATGGAAGAGTTGTTGGAGCAATACTTATTGGAGATACTGATCTCGAAGAAATgtgtgaaaatttaatattaaaccaaaTTGATGTAACTAATTTAATGGATGACTTGTTAGATCCTAATATTGATATAGAAgattattttgattga